From the genome of Alkalimarinus coralli:
GATCATGTGAGGAGGCTTGCTAAATTAGCGTCAGATTCAGGGCTTGATGGTGTTGTCTGCTCCGCTCAGGAAGTGACGGCCTTGCGTGAATTGTGTCCGGGTGATTTTAATTTGGTGACGCCAGGAATTCGACCTTTGAGTTCAGCGAAAGGGGATCAAAAAAGAGTGATGACTCCAGAGGAGGCGATTGCTGCAGGGTCGGACTATCTAGTAATAGGTCGTCCAATCACTCTGGCAGCTGATCCCGCTGCTGCACTTGAGGACATTATAAAAGCGCTTGGCTAGATTTTGCGGGTGTTTGTGAAGGGGGGGGCAAATGGCACTTTCTTAAGACACTGTGACCCGGTATAGTCATTCCCGCGCAGGCGGGAATCCATTTGGAGCGGAGTCTAAGGCCTTATGGGCCCCCGCATTCGCGAGGATGACAAGATTAAGTAAGTGGCATTTTTTTGGGGGGGGAAGGCCTTTTGTGGGTATACGGCCTCCTCTCAAATTTAAAGCAAAAAAAAGCCTGAAATAATTTATCATTTTCAGATATATTTCAGGCTTTTAGAATACTTGGCTCCTCGAGCTGGGCTCGAACCAGCGACCCACGGATTAACAGTCCGTTGCTCTACCAACTGAGCTATCGAGGAACAAATCAGTTGAGGCGCGTATACTAATAATCTTGTGTTGTTTCGTCAAGCCTTTATCAAATAAAACCTTAAAAAGTTAGCAAGAGCAGTTACAGGTTCCTAAAGGCTTGAGTATATTGACTATTTTAGAGTTACAGAGTTTACCCTAGCGCTTTTTTGATTCTTTCGATAGCAGACTCAAGCACTTCCATGCTGGTAGCAAAGCTCAGTCGCATATGCCCAGGTGTGCCAAAAGCAGACCCTGGCACCAGAGCAACTCCTACAGTAGAAAGTAGTTGCTCGGCAAGCTCTACATCGGTTGATACGCCTTCTGTTGCATCGATAGCGCCCTGAAAGCTCGGGAAAACATAAAATGTTCCGTCTCCGTCAATACAGCTGACGCCAGGTATTTCATTAAGAGCATCAACAAGGTAATCATGCCGCTTTTTAAACTCGCTAACCATTGAGGCGACACAGTCCTGTGGGCCATTTAAAGCCGCTTCTGCTGCTGCCTGTGAAATAGAGGCTGGGTTAGAGGTGCTCTGGGATTGAATTTTCTTCATTGCTGCAATGACTTTTTGTGGGCCGGCAGCATATCCTATGCGCCAGCCTGTCATTGAGTAAGCCTTTGATACACCGTTTAATACGAATGTTCTGTCGTAAAGCTCTGGGCACGTGTTTACAATATTGCAAAATGGTTCATCGCCCCAGATGATGTGCTCGTACATATCATCAGTTGCGATATAGATGTTGGGATGCTTTTTCAGTACGCTCGCAATTTCGCTTAGCTCCTGTCGCGAATAGGCAACGCCTGTTGGGTTTGAAGGGCTGTTAAGCACAACAAGTTTAGTCTTTGGGGTAATGGCGTTTTCTAACTGCTCAGCTGTTATTTTAAATCTCTGTTCCTGCGAGGTTTCAATAACGACAGGGGTGCCTTCTGCAACAAGAACCATGTCTGGGTAAGAAACCCAGTACGGGGCAGGGATTATTACTTCATCGCCCGGGTTCAAAAGCGCTAGGGCGAGATTGAAAAAGCTTTGCTTGCCGCCAGACGAAACCAAAATCTGGGCGGGCTCATAAGAAAGGTTATTGTCGCGCTTAAACTTGTTAATAATTGCTGCTTTAAGGCTTGGTGTACCGTCAACTGCTGTGTATTTGGTTTTACCTTCATTAATTGCTGCAATAGCGGCGTCTTTAATATGGCTAGGGGTGTCAAAGTCAGGCTCGCCTGCACCAAGACCAATAATATCTTGTCCCGCTGCCCGTAATTCGGCTGCTTTGTTCGTTACTGCAAGAGTAGGAGAAGGTTTGATTTGTTGTACACGATTAGAAAGTTGAACGTCCAAGCTTGCTATCCTCGATAAGGAGTGTTCAGATGTTAATAATAAATCGCCCGAATTGACGAATTTACCTTGATTAGCTAATCATTCGACCATACTTCATGTATAGACAATAAATAGGGTATCAATACGTCGTTTTTGGTGTTTTAGTCACCCAAAACGAGCCAATAATAGCATTTTATAACCGCTTGTGATAATGGTTTTTTCAAGAGCTACTTAGAATAAAGTGGCTTTTTTGTTGAGATGTGATATGACGAAAGAATTTAAAGTACACTCGAATTTTAAGCCGTCAGGAGATCAGCCTGATGCAATAAAAGATCTGGTTGAAGGTATTGAGGCAGGGCTTTCACATCAAACCCTATTGGGCGTTACCGGCTCAGGTAAAACATTTACCATTGCAAATGTTATCGCTGCGGTTAAGCGGCCGACGATAATTATGGCGCACAATAAGACGCTTGCTGCCCAGCTGTATGGGGAGTTCAAAGAGTTTTTCCCTGAAAATGCAGTCGAGTACTTCGTTTCATATTACGACTATTATCAACCTGAAGCCTATGTTCCATCTTCAGATACATTTATACAAAAAGATGCTGCGGTTAACGAACATATTGAACAGATGCGGCTATCTGCGACCAAGGCATTGCTAGAAAGAGAGGACGCAATAATCGTTGCGACTGTATCAGCAATCTATGGCCTGGGTGATCCTAACTCTTACCTGAAAATGATGCTTCACCTCGATCGGGGTGACAGAATTGATCAGCGCAAGATAGTGAGTCGCTTGGCTGATTTGCAATACACGCGCAACGATGTTGAGCTCCATCGAGCAACCTATCGTGTGCGTGGGGACGTGATTGATATATATCCTGCTGAGTCAGAGAAAGAGGCTGTGCGCATTGAGCTATTCGATGACGAAGTTGAGAGTCTTGCGCATTTTGACCCATTAACTGGTGAGGTTCTGCGGCGAGTACCCCGTATTACTATTTACCCCAAGTCTCATTACGTTACTCCACGGCAAAAAATTCTTGACGCAATAGAGGATATTAAGCTTGAACTTGCAGAGCGATTAGCTCAGTTGAAAGGTAACAATAAGCTTGTCGAAGCCCAGAGACTGGAAGAGCGAACCCGCTATGATATTGAGATGATGAATGAGTTGGGCTACTGCAACGGTATCGAAAACTACTCAAGATACCTCTCTGGCCGTGGGAATGGGGAGGCACCGCCAACCTTGTTTGATTACCTTCCGGCGAACGCTATGTTGGTTGTTGACGAATCCCATGTAACGGTTTCTCAAATAGGAGGGATGTATCGAGGGGATCGGTCGCGAAAGGAAACTTTGGTCGAATATGGATTTAGGTTGCCGTCGGCTTTGGATAATAGACCTATGCGTTTCGATGAGTGGGAGAGAATTTCGCCGCAAACGGTTTTTGTGTCAGCGACACCGGGGGACTATGAGGCTGAGCACTCAGGTAGAACGGTTGAGCAGCTCGTGAGGCCTACCGGTCTTTTAGATCCATTGATTGAAGTCCGGCCAGCGACGACCCAGGTTGATGACTTACTCTCAGAGATCCACAAACGTGTGTCCAGCGGTGACCGTATTCTGGTAACTACGTTAACCAAACGAATGGCTGAAGATTTGACCGATTTTCTAATGGAGCACGGTGTACGTGTTCGATATCTCCACTCTGATATAGATACGGTAGAGCGGGTTGAAATTATTCGCGACCTGAGGTTGGGGGAGTTTGATGTACTTGTTGGGATTAACCTGCTCAGAGAGGGGCTGGATATGCCCGAGGTATCATTGGTTGCGATACTCGATGCCGATAAAGAAGGATTTTTACGCTCAGAGCGCTCCCTGGTTCAAACCATTGGCCGTGCGGCGAGAAACTTAAATGGAGCGGCAATACTGTATGCAGATAAAATAACAGGGTCTATGCGGCGCGCCATTGATGAAACGGAGCGAAGACGAAAAGTTCAGCAAGAATTTAACGCCAAGCACGGAATTACGCCAAAAGGCCTTGATAAAAAGGTTACGGACATAATGGAAGGGGCTGTGATACCAGGCCGTAAGGTAGGGCCATCTAAAAAGGTTGCTGAAAAGGGTGCGCGTTATAGTGTTGATATTAAGTCCAGAACGCCGGAAGAACTGTCGAAAGAAATTTCGAGGCTGGAAGATGAAATGTACCGTGCCGCAAGTGACCTGGATTTTGAAAAAGCAGCTCAGTTGAGAGATGACGTGGCCGCCTTGAAAGAGGCTGTTTTAGGTCACAGATAGAGGGAGGGCTTTGCCCATGATCCCCTGTGTTTTACGCTATTGTTCTTTTGTGCTTGAGTGAAGTTCTTCAGGTATTGGAGTGCCATAGGGTCAAGTCACCTAACCATGGAATCCCAGCGGCTGACTCTCTTAATTTATTGATCAAGTTAGGTGGTGTTTTGCTACTGGCGTTAATGAAAAGTTCTACGGATACCTTGTTGTTAAGGTAATGAAGGTTAATTTTCTGTTCGTTCTCAATAGAAATCAGACCTTGCCAGGCATGCTTCAGGGTTTTTATGACTTCATCTCTCAATGGTAAAGATGCAGAGGTAGCATGTTCTCCATTATGATCGTCATCCTCTGCATCAATATGAAATGTAACGTCTCTAATGTGAGAATACTGTTTTTTTAGGCGGCGAGTTACGTGTAACCCAATTTGATGCCCTTCTGATACACTTATTGAGGGACGAACCTGCAAATGGACATCAACTATAACGTCTGGGCCCATGTGGCGGCTGCGAAGCTCATGGACATTTTTAATGCCCGGTGTTTCTTTAATAAACTCTCGTAACTCGTTGGTTTCTTCGGCTGACAGCGCGGTATCTACAAGCTCCTTAATACTATCCCACGACAAATCCCACCCTACTTTAGCTATCATTAGGGCAACAATAATCGCGGCCGTAGTATCTAGCCAGCTAATGCCGCTCATTGCGCCTGCTATTCCAATAAAAACAACAATGGAAGAAAGGGCATCTGTGCGGCTATGCCACGCGTTTGCAATGATTAAATCTGACTTAACTTGTTTTCCGATATGGTACGTGTATCTAAAAATCAGCTCTTTCGCGAGTATTGATATGAAGGCGACCACCAATGCAGGCCAAGTGGGTATTTCTATTACGCTTTGAGAAATCAATCGCATAACACTATCCCAAGCCATTGCGCCTGCTACAGCGACCAATAGGCAGCCGAGAAAGACTGTGCCGAGGGTCTCAAACCGTTCGTGGCCATACGGATGATCCTCATCCGGTTCCAAACGAGAATATTTTGTAATTGCAATGACCAGCACATCGGTTAGCGCATCAGAGAACGAATGAAGGCCATCGGCAATAAGGGCGTATGAATGTGATACGAAACCAAATAGTATTTTCAGTACGCCTAAAGAGATATCGATTACCATGCCAATCAACGTCACCTTTTGGGCCTGCTTCTGAAACGTCGCTGACTTATTGTCGTGAGTTGGCGTTTGGTGAGCTATGTCGTGATTGTGCATAATGGTTTGATTATATCGAACTTAGTTGAGCATATACGTAGCGAGTGCCTTTTTACCTGAAAGTGTTCATTAATTGCTTGTACACGATAAGGCAGCTACTTTTTGGGGTAAATCCAAATTGTAGCACTGCTTTGTAAGGCTATACTATATTAAAGCACTAACTATAATCTGGTAATTGCTGAAAGTTGTTGAATTAAAAGGGGATATATCTATTATATAGCGATATACACGGTATGAAGTGCCAGGCTCATTCCGTATGACTATACGATAGTCAAAATTACATAAGATTGCACAAATGGATAGTGACTGTGATGAAGTCCAGCCCAGAAAAACGTAAACACCCAAGAATAAAAGTGTCTTATGATGTGGAAATTGTGCACCCCGCCAAAGGGTGGAGGCGCTTTCAAACTCGTGATATCTCAAATACAGGGATATTTATAGTGGGTGACACATCATGGAGTGCTCTTGAAAAAGGCCAGATTGTTCGAGTGAAAATCGAGACAGCAGACTTTTTTGAACCTATGAATCTAGACATGAGAGTTGTCAGGCACACAGTGGATGGTAATGGATTGTCATTTGTATAGTTTGGCTAAAAACAGTTAGCGCCTTCCGAGTGACCACTCATATCACGAAGTTTTATCTATTTACTGGGTATAGCGACTTACATGGTAAGTAGTGAGGTACGTTAACTGTCATAATGTTGACTTATTTGTGCACATTGGTACGGAGTTGTAGAAAAGCGCAATAAAACCGTCATAAATGATCCTTTTATCTTTAATTAATCTAAGTCATTGATTATAAAGTAAATTATAATTGGTTAAAAAATAACCAATCTAATGATAATGGAGTAGTTTAGGGGGATCTGAGAAGTTTTTTTGTGGTTTTCAACAAAGTTATCCACAGAAACAGTGGATAAATGACAAAAAGTTCATGTTCCTGCTATTCAATCGTAATAATTCTCTGGACTTAATAAAAAATTGAATAACTAAGGTTAGTTTAGGACTGGTTTGTTATAATTCGCGACGATTCTGAAGATACCTTATCCGAGAGATTTTAGACGATGGCATATAAATTAGTTCGAAACCTCCTTTTTCAACTATCTCCAGAGGTGGCTCACGAAGCTTCTTTGGATTTGATTAGTGCCTCTGAGCGGATGGGGATTCTTAGACCCTTTATCAAGCCCCCCCAGATTGAACCGATTGAAGTAATGGGGGTGACATTTAATAACCCGGTAGGTTTGGCCGCGGGCCTGGATAAGAATGGCGATCATATTGACGGGTTGGCTGCTTTAGGGTTTGGCTCTATAGAAATTGGAACCGTGACCCCAAGACCACAACCGGGGAACCCAAAACCTCGGCTATTTCGCATTAAAGAGCGTGAAGCAATAATCAACCGAATGGGGTTTAACAATTTAGGGGTCGACTACCTAATAGAAAATGTAAAAAATGCCCGATACAAAGGTGTGTTAGGAATAAATGTAGGCAAAAATTTTGATACACCTGTTGAACAAGCGACAAATGACTATCTAATTGGAATTCGTAAAGTATACCCTTTTGCTACCTATATAACGGTCAATGTATCTTCACCAAATACACCAGGGCTTAGGGATCTTCAGTTTGGGGACTCCCTAAAACAGCTCCTTGAAGCCATTAAGGAAGAGCAACAAAAGCTGAGCATTGAACATGGCAAATTAGTGCCTATTGCGATCAAAATTGCGCCTGATATGAAAAGTGAAGAGATTCGATTGGTCTCCGATGCCTTCAAGCAGTTTGAAGTCGATGGTGTTATTGCAACCAACACCACGATCAGTCGTGTGGGGGTTGAAGGTTGTCAATATGCAGATGAGACAGGAGGATTAAGCGGCGCTCCGTTGACGCACGTGTCCACGGATGTAGTGAAAGCGCTTTATTCTGAACTCGGGGATGAAATACCTATTATAGGTGTTGGGGGAATCATTGATGGTGCATCTGCAGCGGACAAAATTGAAGCGGGTGCCAAATTAGTGCAAATTTATTCAGGGTTTGTATATCACGGGCCGTCATTGATTAGAGAGGCCGCCCAAGCTATTGCATCTGTAAAAAGGTGAAATGAATAGGGTGGTTATCGAGTCCAGGCCCTATGAAGGGCCTGGAAAGAGCGGGCGGAGTGCCCGCTTTTATGTTTTATATAAGTATTGAGTATCATCAACGGTAGGTGAATTTGTTTAGTTACACACGTGATGATGAAAGCGTTTGAAATAAATTGTGCCTGATTATGTGGTAATGCCTGGTATTTTATGAATCCCTGAGACTCCGGTCATTCCGTCCCAGTTATCGATTCGACCATCCCGCCATCCATTCATCCATTGCTGTTTGGCTGTAGGGGTTTCTGTAGGGCATTGAGATTTTGATTTACCGCTTAGGCCTGCATGATAACCGCGCTTGTATGCACGATCACTAACATCACGTTTTTGTCTTCTCATTCTTATATGACCTCGATATTTATTTATGGTGATAACGATTAAGCTTAAGTGAAAAACACCTAATTAACGTCTAACCTCCTATAAAGTGCTCGAAAAAATCAATATGACTAGACCTCTCAACTCAAGCCACTCCATTTGACTTGGCTTACCTAAAATGGCTATTTCGCCTAGAGGTCAATATTTAGTAAAGCAGAAATAAAAACAGCTTGTATACGAATTAATCGATCTATAAAAATAATCTTATATTGCATTTTATTATATGAAGCATTAAGGCACTGTTTTAGTTGCAGTTGAGAGCGAGTGCTAATAGCCTGGAAAGATCTCTAAGCGGGTTAAAATTTTGTAACCTTATTTGTAACCAATTATTCCTTGCGTTTGTATCTATTTATGATGAATAAACTACTACCTGTATTCGCTACCTGCCCGAAGGGGCTGGAATATGTGCTTGAAAAAGAGCTTGATGAACTGCTCCATAGGCCGGCAAAGGTAAGGCCAGCAGGTGTTGCTTTTGAAGCATCGCTGCCAGAAATTTATCGCTTTATTCTGTGGTCGCGCACCGCAAACAGGGTTCTTCTCGAGCTTGCGAAATCAACTGTGCACACCGCTGAGCAGCTGTATGACCTTGTATACAGTATTGACTGGCAAGCGCATATGGGGGCCGAGAATACGTTGGTCGTTGATTTCTCTGGTCAGTCAAAAAATATAAATAATACTGCTTTTGGCGCTGTAAAAGTAAAAGATGCGATTGTCGATCAGTTTCGGGATCGGGTTGGTGAGCGGCCGAGTGTTACACGAGACTCGCCCGATATTCGTGTCAACGTCAAGCTTGCGAAAGGTTCCGCTGTTGTTGCGTTAGATCTGTCTGGTGAAAGCTTGCACCGGCGTGGGTATCGAACTGAGGCGGGTAAAGCCCCGATTAAAGAGAACCTTGGAGCGGCTCTGCTGCAACGCTGTAACTGGGCAGAACTAAGTCAAAACGGCGCATCTATTGTAGACCCTATGTGTGGGTCTGCAACGCTGCTGGTTGAAGCAGCAATGATTCAGTGTGACAAGGCGCCTGCGCTTGACCGGGCGGAATTCGGCTTCTTGAAATGGCGTCAACATGATGATCAGACATGGAAGACGCTAATTGATGAGGCGATTGAGCGGTTTGAGTGCGGTTTGAATAGGTGCATTGTCCGGCAGGCAGATGGTTGTAACCGTATGCTAGGGTTTGATGCTGATGACTCTGTTATTGCTGTGGCGCGTAACAACATTAAGCGGGCAGGGCTTGAGCAAGTTATCTGTGTGGAGACGCAAAGCCTGTCAGCGTTACAGGGAATTGCGAAAGCAGAGGCATCGGATAGTACTAGTGCCTATGTTCCTGGGCTGGTGCTTACAAATCCTCCATATGGAGAGCGCCTTGGCGAGCTAGAGTCGCTAAAAGGGCTCTATCGTAGCCTTGGTGATAAATTAAAAAGTGAATTTGAAGGGTGGAAAGCGGGCATATTTACCGGGAATGTGGATCTGGGACGGCGGGTTGGGCTTAGAAGTTATAAGCAATACAAACTGTTTAATGGCAGCCTGCCAAGTCAGCTAATCTTAATTGATGTATTGCCCGAGAATTATGTAAAAACGGATGACAGTATTGAGTCCCGGGTTTTGCTTAGTCGCCGTCGATTGGTTGTTGCAAACCCAGAGCGAGCTGCGATGTTTGCGAATCGGGTCAAGAAAAACCTTAGAACTATCGGGAAGTGGGCTAAAAAGAATAAGCTTGAGTGTTATCGTGTTTATGATGCTGATATGCCTGAGTTTTCGTTGGCGGTTGATATCTATCGAGACTGGGTTCATGTTCAGGAGTATGCGGCCCCAGCGTCTATTGATGAGAAATCCGCCAAAGAGCGCTTGAGCGAGGCGTTGAGTGTTATACCGGATGTCTTGCAAGTTCCCGCCGAGCAAGTGGTAATTAAGCAGCGGCGCCGACAAAAGGGGGATTCCCAGTATGAAAAACATGACCATGAATCCCAGCGCATGGTTGTCGATGAGTCAGGATGTAAGTTTTATGTAAACTTAATTGATTATATTGATACGGGTTTATTCCTTGATCACCGGCCTGTCAGAAACTGGATTCAGCAAAATGCTTCAGGTAAAAGCTTCCTTAATCTCTTCTGTTACACTGCTGCTGCAACCATGCATGCCATTAAAGGTGGGGCAAGTGAAACGGTTAGTGTTGATATGTCGAATACCTATCTCAAGTGGGGGAAGGAAAACCTGGCATTGAATGGCTTTTCTGAGCAGAAGCATTCGTTTGTTCAGGCAGACTGTATGCGCTGGTTAGATGTGTCTAGCGATAAGTTTGATATGATTTTTCTCGACCCGCCAACATTTTCCAATTCCAAAAGAATGGATGGGGTATTGGATATACAGCGCGACCATGTAGATATGATTAATAAAGCGATGAGGTTGCTTAGAAAAGGTGGTGTGCTGATATTTTCTAATAATCTAAGGCGCTTTAAATTAGATGAAGCAGCACTGTCCGGTTTTAAAATAGTAGATATATCAAAGTCTACAATAGATAAGGATTTCGAAAGAAATAGCAGAATCCATCAGTGCTGGCGCATTGAGCATAAAACGCTCGGGCTCAGTTGATTTTTTACTTTGACCAAAATCCGCGCCATGCCCCGCCCTAAAGGACGGGGAAGGATAGCGGAAACCGCGAAGCGGTTTAATGGGGTCTGTTTTGTTGCTCGATGTATTGCCTAACCACACTGATAGGTGCACCACCGACACTTCCCGCAAAGTAGCTGGGACTCCAAAGAGCATTTTTCATGTAGGCTGATTTTATTAGCTCGGGGTGATGCAATTTCAATTTCCTACTGGATACCCCCTTCAAGCTATTAACCAATTTTGATAAGCAGACTTTGGGCGGGAAGTTCACTAACAAGTGAACATGGTCTCCTTCACCATTGAACTCTGCCAGCTCAACATCGAACTCTTTGCATACGACTAAAAACAGTTCATGCAGCGTTTCTAAATGAGCGGAATTAAAGACAACATGCCGATACTTGGTCACGAAGACCAAGTGTGCATGGAGCATAAAAACACAGTTTCTACCTGTTCGATAAGGCTTGTTTTCTTTCATAGACCAATTATACTCAACTCTATGAAAAAGACAAAGACACTCCGAGTTCGTGTAAGAGATAACCACGCATACTTGCTAGGCCAAATGGCTCGGCAAGTTAACTATGTGTGGAATTTTCTCAACGAACTAAGCCTCCGCTCGGTCAAAGAGCGTGGTGTCTTTATGTCAGCCTATGACTTGCAGAAGTACACCGATGGCGCTGGCAAGCTGTTAGGCTTGCACAGCCACACGGTTCAAGAGATTGGCAAAGAATACGTTACCCGTCGTAAGCAATTCAAAAAGGCCAAGCTGAACTGGCGCAAGTCTGGTGGTGTTCGCCGCTCACTCGGCTGGATACCGATCAAGACGGGCGCGTCTAAATGGAAAAACGGCCAAGTATTCCACAACGGCCACCACTTCAAGATTTGGGACAGCTACGACCTGTCGAAATACAAGTTCCGTTCGGCCAGTTTCAGCGAAGACGCTCGTGGACGCTGGTACTTCAATGTCGTAGTCGATGTTGAAGCGGAGCAATCAACAGGCACACAAGCTGTTGGTATCGACTTGGGCTGTAAAGAAGCGGCTACGTCTTCCCACGGCGACAAGCTGCTTGGTCGTAACTATCGCACCCTTGAAGCGAAGCTGGGTCTAGCTCAACGCGCTCGTAACAAAAAGCGGGTGAAGGCGATCCACGCCAAAATAGTAAACCGCCGTAAAGATGGTATTCATAAGTACACCTCGAAACTTGTACAAGAGAATGCAGCCGTCTTTGTCGGGAATGTATCAAGTAAGGGTCTCGCTAAGACAAAATTAGCCAAGTCAGTGCTAGATGCTGGCTGGGGCATGATGAAAACAATACTGGAATACAAGTGCGATCACGCAGGTATTGTTTTTGATGAAGTTAACGAGGCATATACAACCCAAGCCTGTTCGTGCTGCGCGGTCATACCCGACAGCAGTCCGAAAGGTAGGACAGGACTTGGAATAAGAGAATGGACTTGTAGTGCTTGTAACACTACGCATGATCGAGATATTAATGCAGCCAAGAACATTCTTGCGGTGGGGCTACACCGTCTTGCGGAAGGAAAGGTAGCGACTACTCTGTAGTCGCCCTAGTCTTAGGGCTGTAATGGCCCTAAGAATCCCTTCGTTTACGGAGGGGAGAAGTCAATAATACCTCAGTGCCGTTAGGCACCTTGGTATTAGTTTGGACTTAAAATTCGTACTTTAACCCCAAACCAAAATGAAGTGTATGAATGTCTGATGCAGTACTACGATGGAGCCGCCCGGCTTCTGCGGTAACATACCAATTTTCGACTACGTTAAAATCAAAACCTGCAAGCCAGCTCATACTGAACTTTGAGCCTGGGAAATCGTCAGGCAGGTCTTCCCAGGTTGACTTTTCCTCGGCTGTTGCGTCGGCATTAACATAGGACATTCCCAGTTGAACGTAGGCAGAAGACCACTCTGCGAGAGGGTAGTGTATGCCCATATACCAGCTTGCGAAGTGGTTTAGCGCGATCGTTGCATCAGATGCCACAATTGTGTTTTGGCCACTTGAGTTTTTAACGATATCGCCATTTTCGTCTCTTAATATCTTAGTGCCCGGAACGGTGTCATCAGTCAACCCAAAGCCAAAACGCGCTTCTGTCTTAACGTAGTCGGTAATATAGGTTCCCATGGTAAATGATGTTGCCCAGTTTTTCGCGGTTGAGCTACT
Proteins encoded in this window:
- the tnpA gene encoding IS200/IS605 family transposase; this encodes MKENKPYRTGRNCVFMLHAHLVFVTKYRHVVFNSAHLETLHELFLVVCKEFDVELAEFNGEGDHVHLLVNFPPKVCLSKLVNSLKGVSSRKLKLHHPELIKSAYMKNALWSPSYFAGSVGGAPISVVRQYIEQQNRPH
- a CDS encoding RNA-guided endonuclease InsQ/TnpB family protein, coding for MKKTKTLRVRVRDNHAYLLGQMARQVNYVWNFLNELSLRSVKERGVFMSAYDLQKYTDGAGKLLGLHSHTVQEIGKEYVTRRKQFKKAKLNWRKSGGVRRSLGWIPIKTGASKWKNGQVFHNGHHFKIWDSYDLSKYKFRSASFSEDARGRWYFNVVVDVEAEQSTGTQAVGIDLGCKEAATSSHGDKLLGRNYRTLEAKLGLAQRARNKKRVKAIHAKIVNRRKDGIHKYTSKLVQENAAVFVGNVSSKGLAKTKLAKSVLDAGWGMMKTILEYKCDHAGIVFDEVNEAYTTQACSCCAVIPDSSPKGRTGLGIREWTCSACNTTHDRDINAAKNILAVGLHRLAEGKVATTL
- a CDS encoding outer membrane beta-barrel protein gives rise to the protein MKFLARTLALFSLLSLNLAAAEADDSPKKAGLDYIAINTMLIDFRSIGSSSTAKNWATSFTMGTYITDYVKTEARFGFGLTDDTVPGTKILRDENGDIVKNSSGQNTIVASDATIALNHFASWYMGIHYPLAEWSSAYVQLGMSYVNADATAEEKSTWEDLPDDFPGSKFSMSWLAGFDFNVVENWYVTAEAGRLHRSTASDIHTLHFGLGLKYEF